In Monodelphis domestica isolate mMonDom1 chromosome 1, mMonDom1.pri, whole genome shotgun sequence, the sequence atgtaagcagtgtggaaagacattcacaaataactccagtcttgctgtacatcagagagtccacactggggagaaaccttatgaatgcaagctctgtggaaagacattcagtcagagctactctcttgctatacatcagagaatccacactggtgagaaaccttatgaatgcaatcattgtggaaagacattcacaaaTAACTAtggtcttgctgtacatcagagagtccacactggggagaaaccttatgaatgcaatcaatGTGGGAAGACATTCACAAATAACtacagtcttgctgtacatcagagagtccacactggggagaaaccttatgaatgcaaacaatgtgggAAGACATTTAGTCGGAGctcccatcttgctgtacatcaaagaatccacactgggaagaaaccttatgaatgtaagcaatgtggaaagacattcacaaataattccagtcttgctgtacatcagagagttcacactggggagaaaccttatgaatgcaaacaatgtggaaagacattccaTCAGAGctcccatcttgctgtacatgagagagtccacactggggagaaaccttatgaatgcaagcaatgtggtaAGACATTCAGACAGAGTTACTCTCTTGctctacatcagagaatccacactggcgagaaaccttatgaatgcaagcagtgtggaaagacattcataaATAACTCCTCTCTTGCTGTACATCACAGAGTCCACACTGGGGAAAAACCTTataaatgcaagcaatgtgggaaAACATTCAGTAGAAGCTCCCATCTTGCtcatcatcagagaatccacactggggagaaaccttatgaatgcaagcagtgtggaaagacattccaTCAGAGCTCCTATCTTGCTGTgcatcagagagtccacactggggagaaaccttatgaatgtaagcagtgtgggaagacattcagtcagagctaCTCTCTTGctctacatcagagaattcatactggcaagaaaccttatgaatgcagtCAGTGTAGAAAGACATTCTGTCAGAGTTCTGATCTTActcatcatcagagaattcacactggggagaaaccttatgaatgcaagcagtgtggaaagacattcagactGAGATCCAGTCTTTCTCATcaccagagaatccacactggggagaaaccctatgaatgcaagcaatgtggaaagacattcagactGAGATCCCATCTTGctcatcatcagagaattcacactggggagaaaccctatgaatgcaaacaatgtggaaagactttcagacaGAGCTCCCATcttgttgtacatcagagaatccacactggtgagaaaccttatgaatgtaaacaatgtggaaagacattcagtcagagcttcgatcttgctgtacatcagagaattcacactggggagaaaccttatgaatgcaagcaatgcgGAAAAATATTCCGTCAGAGCTCCCATCTTGCTCATCATCAGAAAATCCACCCTGGGGAGAAACCTTAAGAATATGAGCTGTGTGGAAAGATGTTCACATGTCACTCCAGTCTTGctattgtgtgaaggaaatttactcTCCCCCCTTTCTAGGGCAGTATACCTGGTGTGAGCCTGAACTTGACCCAGGGTATGATTATGTGATGGAAAACATGAATGGTAGTAATTAAAAGGCAGCAGTAGAATCGAGATATCAAGAGACAAGGGCAGGGTGATGTTTCCTTCACTACCCCCTGTATTGCTCCCCTGGGAGGCCCAGGCAAAATAGGAAGACACAGTTGGCTCCTGAGGTGAGATTTGtgagttagtgggtggagaaaaaggtttaataaactgaggcaagagcagaTATCTAAGCTCTTTCAGTTTTGTTGCTGGCTGGACTACCCTGTTAGCATAGCTAGGTCACCCTAATAGTGAACGCAGAATAGAAAGCTAAGTGGAGCAATGAGGAAAGTCactcctatttttccatcttcccCTACTACCTTAGATTTAAGGCTAGTCTTATAATTTTCACTCTTATACTATACATCACAGAAACCACAGACCTCTCAGTTTGCTTAAAATCAGACAATTCACTCTACTGTGTCATAAACTCTTCTAAAATTAGGTCCAAATGAGCATATGATTTAGGCATAAAGTGTGATCCCATGAGAAAATTAAGGGAGtgtagaatagtttacctttcaGATCAATTTattgataagggaagagtttatgaccaaataagatataAATAATGTTATGAGGTATAAAATAGGcaattttattctattaaattCAGAACTGTTTATACAAACagaactaatgtaaccaagattaaaagctGAAACAAGAAGTTATCATTTGCTTTACAACAATATGTCCAattaaatatttcagtttttaagaattttaaCACTATTCTCAAATGCTTTAATTCATCAATTCATGGCAACTCTATCTAAAGAGGAGTTAATTTAGTAATGGAATAATGTCTTTGCTCTATAGAAATCATTTGTAATTAGCATCATTTCCTATATAAGGTTTtcccaaaaatgaaataaaattattgacaTTCCAATGACTTCTATTGAGTTGAATGCATTATCAAAATGATTATCTTGCATAGAAAATCACCATGCATCTATCACCTTGACACTGTAGACTGATTGTACTCAGAGGCCAGTGTAACATAACTGATACAATTACATTTAGTTCTACAATTTCTAAACCTTACACTTACATATCAAATCTTAAGCCTATTTTGCATTAAGGTTTGTACTACATATGTGGTGAAAGTTTATCACACCAATACAGAACTCCAAGCTAAATAGGTTTGTTAGGAAGATACCAGACTCCCAGTAAACCTGGACCCAGATCAAATCAAGAGCAGAGACCCTGAGGCTTAGGAGATAGTCTTTTTTATGCCAAGAAATCTCATGACACAGTGATAGAAAATAGTCACATGAAAATAAGAATGGTTGCAAAATCATTCCTATGGGCATCTTCTTGATGGCACAATTGCTGATTAATCTGGTAAGTGTACAAAAGATCACTATGGGTGGTAACTTTGCAGCACTCAGGGTCTTGATGTTTTCACTGATAAATATAGTGGAATAATAGGAGTTGGCCGTTTTGGTTAACTGATATGTGAAAACAAGAGTTATCCCTCCATCTCCTGCATGACTTGTCTTGTTCTACAAAGAAGACCATCCTTCCTCTTTTTGTCTGACCATCTTGTTATACACCCAAGAGGGGTGTGGTAGGATTTATGAAATGATATTACCCCAAACTGTAATTagctgtttataatttttataaagtaaaCTATCATTTGACTATGAACTCAAAATGAATGattgtgttataaaaaatcataaaggctaatactattataatcataaaagggggtagggggtttcacactcacacatacaaGGTCAAATATAATTATCCTAATAGTTGAATATGTGAATTGGAGTGCTACTACATTATAATTTAAGACAGTTCCATGAAATCTAGATTCATCTTTATAAAAGGTACcctactgtgtaattagaatctgttaccctagaACTACTATTTccagcaaaactacaatcccTAGCAAAACTATGAtacccagaaccccactcactccctgtcattacatgctggtGTTGACAGGATATGAATTGGGTGGAGGTCCAGCTCTTTCACTCCATCCTTCCTGTTTCAGCTTTGGTGGAGCGggggatttttgagcagatagaaaAACTTAGTTACAtgattctattttgtcaaatagtaaactTTATAAATCTTTAAGTATTACACATTATTTTAATTCCTATGGTTATACAACCACAGAAGTGGGATTTCGAAtccttaattctctctgagtagattagtttgaaaagaaaccatgtttctcctgccatggCTGTTCGCCCACCCCCCTCCTCCAGGGAATTCTCTTCAGAGCTGCCACCTGTTGTTGCTGTTCCTACCTTTCTGCCTGGGTGGTCCTTTCAGAGCC encodes:
- the LOC100619697 gene encoding zinc finger protein 420-like isoform X1, with translation MKRERAESEEEFRRAPWRREPGVPGMALERDRLPGQKSGPWVKAVPLLSSATLDTSTPTTSCSLPLLRTSRLQAPSFSDLREVVTFKDVAVDFTREEWRLLSPPQKELYKEVMVENIRNLLSVGLPAPPEDVISYLEQRETPWMLEQECLRRFCPEREIRPEMKVIPTEVSLPMEEMGLQRFMSDGPNNFAFREFCVASQNSSHIKHQRMHTEEKSTESNQFRKTFIHRANLSGHQRVHTGERPYECNQCGKTFSQSSSLAVHQRIHTGEKPYKCKQCGKTFTNNSSLAVHQRVHTGEKPYECKLCGKTFSQSYSLAIHQRIHTGEKPYECNHCGKTFTNNYGLAVHQRVHTGEKPYECNQCGKTFTNNYSLAVHQRVHTGEKPYECKQCGKTFSRSSHLAVHQRIHTGKKPYECKQCGKTFTNNSSLAVHQRVHTGEKPYECKQCGKTFHQSSHLAVHERVHTGEKPYECKQCGKTFRQSYSLALHQRIHTGEKPYECKQCGKTFINNSSLAVHHRVHTGEKPYKCKQCGKTFSRSSHLAHHQRIHTGEKPYECKQCGKTFHQSSYLAVHQRVHTGEKPYECKQCGKTFSQSYSLALHQRIHTGKKPYECSQCRKTFCQSSDLTHHQRIHTGEKPYECKQCGKTFRLRSSLSHHQRIHTGEKPYECKQCGKTFRLRSHLAHHQRIHTGEKPYECKQCGKTFRQSSHLVVHQRIHTGEKPYECKQCGKTFSQSFDLAVHQRIHTGEKPYECKQCGKIFRQSSHLAHHQKIHPGEKP
- the LOC100619697 gene encoding zinc finger protein 420-like isoform X2, which gives rise to MKRERAESEEEFRRAPWRREPGVPGMALERDRLPGQEVVTFKDVAVDFTREEWRLLSPPQKELYKEVMVENIRNLLSVGLPAPPEDVISYLEQRETPWMLEQECLRRFCPEREIRPEMKVIPTEVSLPMEEMGLQRFMSDGPNNFAFREFCVASQNSSHIKHQRMHTEEKSTESNQFRKTFIHRANLSGHQRVHTGERPYECNQCGKTFSQSSSLAVHQRIHTGEKPYKCKQCGKTFTNNSSLAVHQRVHTGEKPYECKLCGKTFSQSYSLAIHQRIHTGEKPYECNHCGKTFTNNYGLAVHQRVHTGEKPYECNQCGKTFTNNYSLAVHQRVHTGEKPYECKQCGKTFSRSSHLAVHQRIHTGKKPYECKQCGKTFTNNSSLAVHQRVHTGEKPYECKQCGKTFHQSSHLAVHERVHTGEKPYECKQCGKTFRQSYSLALHQRIHTGEKPYECKQCGKTFINNSSLAVHHRVHTGEKPYKCKQCGKTFSRSSHLAHHQRIHTGEKPYECKQCGKTFHQSSYLAVHQRVHTGEKPYECKQCGKTFSQSYSLALHQRIHTGKKPYECSQCRKTFCQSSDLTHHQRIHTGEKPYECKQCGKTFRLRSSLSHHQRIHTGEKPYECKQCGKTFRLRSHLAHHQRIHTGEKPYECKQCGKTFRQSSHLVVHQRIHTGEKPYECKQCGKTFSQSFDLAVHQRIHTGEKPYECKQCGKIFRQSSHLAHHQKIHPGEKP
- the LOC100619697 gene encoding zinc finger protein 420-like isoform X3 yields the protein MALERDRLPGQEVVTFKDVAVDFTREEWRLLSPPQKELYKEVMVENIRNLLSVGLPAPPEDVISYLEQRETPWMLEQECLRRFCPEREIRPEMKVIPTEVSLPMEEMGLQRFMSDGPNNFAFREFCVASQNSSHIKHQRMHTEEKSTESNQFRKTFIHRANLSGHQRVHTGERPYECNQCGKTFSQSSSLAVHQRIHTGEKPYKCKQCGKTFTNNSSLAVHQRVHTGEKPYECKLCGKTFSQSYSLAIHQRIHTGEKPYECNHCGKTFTNNYGLAVHQRVHTGEKPYECNQCGKTFTNNYSLAVHQRVHTGEKPYECKQCGKTFSRSSHLAVHQRIHTGKKPYECKQCGKTFTNNSSLAVHQRVHTGEKPYECKQCGKTFHQSSHLAVHERVHTGEKPYECKQCGKTFRQSYSLALHQRIHTGEKPYECKQCGKTFINNSSLAVHHRVHTGEKPYKCKQCGKTFSRSSHLAHHQRIHTGEKPYECKQCGKTFHQSSYLAVHQRVHTGEKPYECKQCGKTFSQSYSLALHQRIHTGKKPYECSQCRKTFCQSSDLTHHQRIHTGEKPYECKQCGKTFRLRSSLSHHQRIHTGEKPYECKQCGKTFRLRSHLAHHQRIHTGEKPYECKQCGKTFRQSSHLVVHQRIHTGEKPYECKQCGKTFSQSFDLAVHQRIHTGEKPYECKQCGKIFRQSSHLAHHQKIHPGEKP
- the LOC100619697 gene encoding zinc finger protein 420-like isoform X4, with protein sequence MVENIRNLLSVGLPAPPEDVISYLEQRETPWMLEQECLRRFCPEREIRPEMKVIPTEVSLPMEEMGLQRFMSDGPNNFAFREFCVASQNSSHIKHQRMHTEEKSTESNQFRKTFIHRANLSGHQRVHTGERPYECNQCGKTFSQSSSLAVHQRIHTGEKPYKCKQCGKTFTNNSSLAVHQRVHTGEKPYECKLCGKTFSQSYSLAIHQRIHTGEKPYECNHCGKTFTNNYGLAVHQRVHTGEKPYECNQCGKTFTNNYSLAVHQRVHTGEKPYECKQCGKTFSRSSHLAVHQRIHTGKKPYECKQCGKTFTNNSSLAVHQRVHTGEKPYECKQCGKTFHQSSHLAVHERVHTGEKPYECKQCGKTFRQSYSLALHQRIHTGEKPYECKQCGKTFINNSSLAVHHRVHTGEKPYKCKQCGKTFSRSSHLAHHQRIHTGEKPYECKQCGKTFHQSSYLAVHQRVHTGEKPYECKQCGKTFSQSYSLALHQRIHTGKKPYECSQCRKTFCQSSDLTHHQRIHTGEKPYECKQCGKTFRLRSSLSHHQRIHTGEKPYECKQCGKTFRLRSHLAHHQRIHTGEKPYECKQCGKTFRQSSHLVVHQRIHTGEKPYECKQCGKTFSQSFDLAVHQRIHTGEKPYECKQCGKIFRQSSHLAHHQKIHPGEKP